The following coding sequences lie in one Listeria ivanovii subsp. londoniensis genomic window:
- a CDS encoding glycohydrolase toxin TNT-related protein, with protein sequence MKRVALNGQVLDYDTRGLPYPESVKPYFQYEVLKDINNVTEAYNNLSQNLRDRLDIVMEQFQFTLDDLANPQQGEIAKVFGAGGGAQIQLETSVSWYEVLQLVREVSYRNEWGQLLFLVL encoded by the coding sequence ATGAAGCGGGTAGCATTAAATGGCCAGGTTTTAGATTATGACACAAGAGGTTTGCCGTATCCTGAGAGTGTTAAACCTTATTTCCAATATGAAGTACTTAAAGATATAAATAATGTAACAGAAGCTTATAATAATTTATCTCAAAATCTTAGAGATAGATTAGACATTGTTATGGAACAATTTCAATTCACTTTAGATGATTTAGCAAATCCTCAACAAGGTGAGATAGCAAAAGTATTTGGAGCGGGTGGAGGAGCTCAAATTCAGCTTGAAACGTCAGTGAGTTGGTATGAGGTATTACAATTAGTAAGGGAGGTTTCCTATAGAAATGAATGGGGACAACTGTTATTTCTGGTATTATGA
- a CDS encoding pre-toxin TG domain-containing protein, with protein MGVSIVCPPAGLALGALEASSAVTGKDWISGRELSDQERLLRGGFALLDIIPGVKAFSSGTKIASAGSKILRVGDDLLDGGKLAIKNAGKSFKETIDNGIQAGKQTLDLHIANVKKVADDAMQATKKKLTKDLNDIGEAAKTIQSKAKETFQIPPRERLAFAGAGGLSEPTTIAKAFDAGKNKLQEVMSKMDNLNIKGSGKGDIIGEVEKKFTPKKIILDNGEITFQAKDGTLVRSPDFLDEAGSIKWPGFRL; from the coding sequence GTGGGCGTAAGTATCGTCTGTCCACCAGCCGGATTAGCACTTGGCGCACTAGAAGCCTCTTCCGCAGTTACTGGAAAAGACTGGATATCTGGCCGAGAACTAAGCGATCAAGAACGATTACTCCGGGGAGGATTTGCCTTACTCGATATTATTCCAGGGGTCAAAGCCTTTAGTTCCGGCACCAAAATCGCTAGTGCAGGTTCCAAAATATTGCGAGTCGGAGACGATTTACTCGATGGCGGGAAGCTCGCCATCAAAAATGCAGGAAAGTCATTTAAAGAAACGATTGATAATGGCATTCAAGCAGGAAAACAAACTTTAGACCTGCATATCGCTAACGTTAAAAAAGTCGCAGACGACGCGATGCAGGCGACCAAGAAAAAATTAACAAAGGATCTAAACGATATAGGGGAGGCAGCCAAAACCATCCAGTCCAAAGCAAAAGAAACTTTCCAGATACCTCCGAGAGAACGCCTGGCATTCGCAGGCGCGGGAGGTTTGTCAGAACCGACAACAATAGCAAAAGCCTTCGACGCAGGCAAAAATAAACTACAAGAAGTCATGAGTAAGATGGATAACTTGAATATCAAGGGGAGTGGCAAGGGTGATATAATAGGTGAAGTGGAAAAGAAATTCACCCCGAAGAAAATCATCTTAGACAATGGAGAAATTACTTTCCAAGCTAAAGATGGGACACTAGTTCGTTCACCAGATTTTCTAGATGAAGCGGGTAGCATTAAATGGCCAGGTTTTAGATTATGA
- a CDS encoding helix-turn-helix domain-containing protein produces MEISQFKETMTAQEVAEYLGVTRQTIYKWANYAGLPNKQMCGRVRLFSRSQIDEWVKSNKVGASNE; encoded by the coding sequence ATGGAGATTAGTCAATTTAAAGAAACCATGACAGCTCAAGAGGTAGCGGAGTACTTAGGTGTAACCCGTCAGACTATTTACAAATGGGCAAATTATGCGGGACTGCCAAATAAGCAAATGTGTGGAAGAGTAAGACTATTTAGTCGAAGTCAAATTGACGAATGGGTTAAATCAAACAAGGTAGGTGCGTCGAATGAATGA
- a CDS encoding helix-turn-helix domain-containing protein, whose amino-acid sequence MSTELKYRVRAALALRGKNQSWLAQELNIHPGQLSRIINGRDNTEKHIRRIKEFLNIE is encoded by the coding sequence ATGTCAACCGAACTAAAATACAGAGTAAGAGCAGCTCTTGCGTTACGTGGAAAAAATCAATCCTGGTTAGCCCAAGAACTCAATATCCATCCTGGGCAATTGTCAAGAATTATTAACGGGCGGGATAATACAGAAAAGCACATCCGACGTATAAAAGAATTTTTAAATATTGAATGA
- a CDS encoding bifunctional transcriptional activator/DNA repair enzyme AdaA: protein MITNSRDIDKYYEMLVEKNSNYEGVFFVGVKTTGILCRPTCPAKKPLKANCEFFSTAKEALLASYRPCKRCEPLSNPTKMSSAVKLLVDAIEKNPEKKWTDKDFDGLSISANTARRQFQKQFGMTFIEYARSRRLGLAFKHIRNGDSIINAQIDSGYESGNGFRDAFSKTMGDVPHKTNGITILYSAWLETKLGSMLAISDDDHLLLLEFVDRKGLEMEIKKLRTRLKAAISPEKTDVIRQVEAELELYFDGELVDFKTPIRYIGSEFQQGVWDELRRIPIGETISYKVLAEKLGKPTASRAVARANGANQLSLIVPCHRVINSNGELGGYGGGLARKEWLIKHEKMVPK, encoded by the coding sequence ATGATTACTAACTCGCGAGATATTGATAAATATTATGAAATGTTAGTAGAGAAAAACTCGAATTACGAAGGAGTATTTTTTGTTGGAGTGAAGACAACCGGGATACTTTGTAGACCAACTTGTCCAGCGAAAAAGCCACTAAAAGCAAATTGTGAATTTTTTAGTACTGCAAAAGAAGCGCTTCTGGCATCATACCGGCCGTGTAAACGTTGCGAGCCGCTTTCTAATCCAACGAAAATGTCCTCGGCTGTGAAATTACTTGTGGATGCGATTGAGAAAAATCCTGAGAAAAAGTGGACGGATAAGGATTTTGATGGCTTATCTATTAGTGCGAATACAGCGCGGCGTCAGTTTCAGAAGCAATTTGGAATGACATTTATTGAATATGCTCGGTCGCGCCGATTGGGGCTTGCTTTTAAACACATTCGAAATGGTGATTCGATTATAAATGCGCAGATTGATAGTGGTTATGAATCTGGCAACGGATTTCGGGATGCTTTTTCTAAAACGATGGGGGATGTTCCTCATAAAACGAACGGCATCACTATTTTGTATTCTGCGTGGCTTGAGACGAAACTTGGCTCGATGCTTGCGATTTCGGATGATGATCATTTACTGCTGTTAGAATTTGTGGATCGGAAAGGTCTGGAAATGGAGATTAAAAAATTGCGCACGCGGTTAAAAGCAGCAATTTCGCCTGAAAAAACGGATGTAATTAGACAGGTTGAAGCGGAACTGGAGCTGTATTTTGACGGGGAATTAGTGGATTTTAAAACGCCGATTCGTTATATTGGTTCAGAATTTCAGCAGGGCGTTTGGGATGAGTTGCGACGGATTCCTATTGGGGAAACGATTTCCTATAAAGTACTTGCAGAAAAGCTTGGCAAACCAACAGCAAGTCGAGCTGTCGCAAGGGCAAATGGAGCGAACCAACTATCGCTAATTGTCCCATGCCACCGAGTTATAAATAGTAACGGTGAATTGGGTGGTTATGGTGGTGGACTGGCTCGGAAAGAATGGCTGATTAAACATGAAAAGATGGTTCCAAAATAA
- a CDS encoding Imm59 family immunity protein → MNEEILEYKKIIEDAVELLGYTSLRYAIFEGETNHKVEYQVRIEYIDKHYEVYATSERASVSGKSEYTEFAPAYKEFMYKLQLMVLRNRRRLRDGEPSEYHSLLWDR, encoded by the coding sequence ATGAATGAAGAAATATTAGAGTATAAAAAAATAATTGAAGATGCTGTTGAATTATTAGGATATACATCATTAAGATATGCTATTTTTGAAGGTGAAACTAATCATAAAGTTGAATATCAAGTGAGGATTGAATACATAGATAAACACTATGAAGTATATGCAACTAGTGAGCGTGCTTCAGTTTCTGGAAAAAGTGAGTATACTGAATTTGCTCCTGCATATAAAGAATTTATGTATAAGTTACAGTTAATGGTATTACGGAATCGTAGACGTTTGAGAGATGGAGAACCCTCAGAATATCATTCGTTATTATGGGATAGATAA
- a CDS encoding Rha family transcriptional regulator produces MTNLVVMKNEQAVTSSLQVAEVFGKQHKHVLEAIENKLSVAENLAQLKMMFKQDLYTAVNGKSNKMYYMNRDGFTFIAFGFTGAKADEFKLKYIEAFNEMEKSLHSQIDFSSLSPELQMFNLLGEALGKQELATRALEGKIKELEAQSNRIKTTSDARLFTTAEIGKPYGLHSRALHQILLDNRIIYYKGGRWRLYASHEHLGLKDSSTLKNSQKWTLKGKHFIENLLNKKVGLDGD; encoded by the coding sequence ATGACCAATTTAGTAGTAATGAAAAACGAACAAGCGGTGACTAGTAGCTTGCAGGTGGCAGAAGTATTTGGAAAACAACACAAACATGTACTTGAGGCGATTGAAAATAAATTAAGTGTAGCCGAAAACTTGGCTCAACTAAAAATGATGTTTAAACAAGACCTTTACACCGCTGTAAACGGGAAGTCGAACAAAATGTATTACATGAATAGAGATGGATTTACATTTATAGCTTTTGGATTTACAGGAGCTAAGGCGGATGAATTCAAACTTAAATACATCGAAGCTTTTAACGAAATGGAAAAAAGTCTTCACTCACAAATTGATTTCTCGAGTTTAAGCCCAGAGCTTCAAATGTTTAATTTATTAGGTGAAGCGCTTGGGAAACAAGAACTGGCAACACGGGCACTAGAGGGTAAAATCAAAGAACTTGAAGCCCAGTCAAACAGAATTAAAACAACTTCTGATGCAAGGCTATTTACAACTGCTGAGATTGGTAAACCGTATGGACTGCACAGTCGTGCACTACATCAAATTCTCTTAGACAATAGAATTATTTATTACAAGGGCGGTAGGTGGCGGCTTTATGCCTCTCATGAGCACCTGGGACTAAAGGACTCGTCCACCTTGAAGAACAGTCAGAAGTGGACACTCAAAGGTAAGCACTTTATTGAAAATCTACTTAACAAAAAGGTGGGCTTAGATGGAGATTAG
- a CDS encoding helix-turn-helix domain-containing protein, which yields MTTFDRIKYLANGRGKSLKDVATEIGLSENIFYTWKKSSPKTDVIQKVADYFNVSVDYLLGRTDKQPPLHELEDAQFLDVEGLTSEDIAKVEGIIRALKEAQRKIDEFENM from the coding sequence ATGACTACTTTTGACAGGATAAAATATTTAGCAAATGGACGGGGTAAAAGTCTAAAAGATGTGGCTACTGAAATAGGACTAAGTGAAAACATCTTCTATACATGGAAAAAAAGCAGTCCCAAAACAGACGTTATCCAAAAGGTTGCTGATTACTTCAATGTCTCTGTTGACTACCTTCTTGGAAGAACCGACAAACAACCCCCTCTTCATGAGCTAGAGGATGCGCAATTCTTAGATGTGGAAGGGTTGACCTCAGAAGATATTGCAAAAGTGGAGGGCATAATCAGAGCATTAAAAGAGGCGCAACGTAAGATTGATGAATTCGAAAACATGTAG
- a CDS encoding ImmA/IrrE family metallo-endopeptidase, translating to MAISKFDYIKHYKPTEMELRMSGSLTQHNITKPTQLDTEKIQIAYNVLVMEMDFPSVAFGNFGIVLSRGLRGEDYKEAFFHELAHWLEHTGNQLQMTRQQKAMQEQQAKQMSMYLRIPYRMLGMVDFSSEDCIMEIVDLFGVSANLAKRRLKKIEDNVLCHYRDNTDLAYSNKII from the coding sequence ATGGCTATTTCTAAGTTTGATTATATAAAACACTACAAACCAACAGAGATGGAACTACGCATGTCTGGGAGTTTGACCCAGCACAACATAACTAAACCTACACAACTGGATACAGAAAAAATACAAATTGCGTATAATGTCTTAGTGATGGAAATGGACTTCCCTTCCGTCGCATTCGGTAATTTTGGGATTGTACTATCCCGTGGACTAAGAGGCGAGGATTACAAAGAGGCCTTTTTTCATGAATTAGCGCATTGGCTAGAGCATACGGGGAATCAGTTGCAAATGACCAGGCAACAAAAGGCTATGCAAGAGCAGCAAGCTAAACAGATGAGCATGTACCTGCGAATTCCTTATCGTATGTTGGGTATGGTAGACTTCTCGTCAGAGGACTGTATAATGGAGATAGTAGACCTTTTTGGTGTTTCTGCAAATCTAGCAAAGCGACGGTTAAAGAAAATAGAAGACAATGTGCTTTGTCATTATAGAGATAACACGGATTTGGCTTACTCAAATAAAATCATATAA
- a CDS encoding NAD(P)-dependent oxidoreductase, translating to MTANVLVTGKLLPETMEALGKWQVETAIGEESLTEEALMKKAETVDAIICPLSTQITAKVLESAKNLKIVANIGAGFDNIDVKKAQELGIAVTNTPDVSTEATAELTLGLILAIARRIPEGDRLCRETPEEFTGWAPTFFLGTELSGKTLGIIGLGRIGQAVAKRAAAFGMKIIYSGHNPKDYDAEFVSQEELLKRSDVVTIHAAYNPDLKHLINETTFQMMKSSAFLINAARGPVIEEVALINALKSGQIAGAALDVFEFEPKIGEALRDLDNVVLTPHIGNATVETRTEMGRMAISNVEAVLAGKAPIHSVY from the coding sequence ATGACAGCAAACGTATTAGTAACAGGGAAATTACTACCAGAAACAATGGAAGCTCTTGGAAAGTGGCAAGTGGAAACAGCTATAGGAGAAGAAAGTCTAACAGAGGAAGCACTAATGAAAAAAGCGGAAACTGTGGACGCAATTATTTGCCCGCTTTCAACGCAAATAACAGCAAAAGTCCTCGAATCAGCGAAAAATCTTAAAATTGTTGCGAATATTGGTGCAGGATTTGACAATATCGATGTGAAAAAGGCACAAGAATTAGGAATTGCTGTAACGAACACTCCAGATGTATCAACTGAAGCAACTGCTGAGTTAACACTTGGGCTCATTTTGGCAATTGCGCGAAGAATTCCAGAAGGAGACCGTCTATGCCGCGAAACTCCAGAGGAATTTACAGGCTGGGCACCGACTTTCTTTTTAGGAACAGAATTAAGTGGGAAAACCCTTGGAATTATCGGCTTAGGTAGGATTGGTCAGGCTGTTGCAAAACGAGCAGCTGCTTTTGGAATGAAAATTATTTACTCAGGACATAACCCGAAAGATTACGATGCCGAATTTGTTAGCCAAGAGGAATTGTTAAAACGTAGTGATGTAGTGACAATTCATGCGGCTTACAATCCTGATTTAAAACATTTAATCAATGAAACAACCTTCCAAATGATGAAATCTAGCGCATTTTTGATCAATGCGGCGCGTGGACCGGTTATAGAAGAAGTTGCGCTCATTAATGCTTTGAAAAGTGGACAGATAGCTGGAGCAGCTTTAGATGTTTTTGAATTTGAGCCTAAAATTGGTGAAGCGTTACGAGACTTAGATAACGTAGTTTTGACCCCACATATTGGTAATGCAACTGTCGAAACTCGCACTGAAATGGGACGAATGGCAATTTCGAATGTTGAAGCTGTTTTAGCTGGAAAAGCTCCCATTCATTCGGTTTACTAA
- a CDS encoding pentapeptide repeat-containing protein, which translates to MKKIAAPRIPDGDLMVYPDDTYVIEDIGEISEKIFKKTTLTGEIFEHFNLETVVFDGCVFDSVSLVSVNLTDVIFRNCDLSNLDLMGAVIHRVRFENCKLIGVNFSDATLRNCVFDDCYADYVAFRYANLKWVSFDSGAYTNSDFSGAQLVDTYLERLDLNKAQFLNCALSGIDISSCIFESITAMPQDLKGVHIDYSHAPALMPLFGIRVK; encoded by the coding sequence ATGAAAAAAATTGCTGCGCCGCGGATTCCAGATGGGGATTTGATGGTCTATCCAGACGATACCTATGTGATTGAAGATATCGGGGAAATTAGTGAAAAAATCTTCAAAAAAACAACGCTAACTGGAGAAATTTTCGAACATTTTAATTTAGAAACCGTTGTTTTTGATGGTTGTGTGTTTGATTCCGTCTCTCTTGTCAGTGTAAATCTAACCGATGTGATTTTCAGAAACTGTGACTTATCGAATTTAGATTTGATGGGGGCTGTTATTCACCGAGTTCGGTTTGAAAATTGTAAATTAATCGGTGTAAATTTCAGTGATGCGACACTTAGAAATTGCGTTTTTGATGATTGTTATGCGGACTACGTAGCTTTTCGTTACGCTAATTTAAAATGGGTCTCGTTTGACTCTGGTGCTTATACGAATAGTGATTTCAGTGGTGCGCAATTAGTCGATACATACTTAGAACGTCTTGATTTAAATAAAGCTCAGTTCTTAAATTGCGCGCTGAGTGGCATTGATATCAGCTCTTGCATTTTTGAGTCTATCACTGCGATGCCGCAAGATTTAAAAGGTGTGCACATTGATTATTCGCATGCTCCAGCTTTAATGCCATTATTTGGAATTCGCGTAAAATAA
- a CDS encoding DUF3310 domain-containing protein, with the protein MSQDNINPQHYQQGGIQTIDVMKAKLTPEEFRGHLKATVIKYITRESMKGGIEDLQKAQWYLDYLIAFNTNVPFKSRAEIDEILDDYDKLETGIKDLQDRMMLEGETNE; encoded by the coding sequence ATGAGTCAAGATAATATAAATCCGCAGCACTATCAACAAGGCGGTATACAAACCATTGATGTCATGAAGGCAAAACTCACACCGGAAGAGTTTAGAGGACACTTAAAAGCAACGGTAATAAAGTACATCACTAGAGAAAGTATGAAAGGCGGTATTGAGGACTTGCAAAAAGCGCAGTGGTATCTGGATTATCTCATTGCTTTTAACACTAACGTCCCATTTAAGTCACGTGCAGAAATTGACGAAATACTAGACGATTATGACAAACTCGAGACTGGAATCAAAGACCTACAAGACCGCATGATGCTGGAGGGTGAGACTAATGAGTGA
- a CDS encoding isocitrate lyase/PEP mutase family protein — MIKNEEKLKMLHQKKEPLILYNCWDVSSARAIQAGGAKAMATSSYAIAENLGVADGEQLTFDEMFQVLSRIAANTQLPLTVDIESGYAENLTELAKNTERLLEIGIAGINIEDQLMGAINPALCSTEEYCDKIKAIKQTAAKRNANIFINARTDIFFQGRKETEALVNEAIKRTKAYAKVGADSIFIPGLLSPQLIRTFVQKSPLPVNVMLMDGMVSTAELTEIGVKRISYGPNSYFQANLAIQQATEKIFGGVENV; from the coding sequence ATGATAAAAAACGAAGAAAAATTAAAAATGCTACACCAAAAAAAGGAACCGCTAATTTTATATAATTGTTGGGATGTTTCTTCTGCTAGAGCGATACAAGCAGGCGGGGCAAAAGCCATGGCAACAAGCAGTTACGCAATCGCAGAAAATCTTGGAGTGGCAGACGGAGAGCAACTAACTTTTGACGAAATGTTCCAAGTTCTATCACGAATTGCGGCAAATACACAACTCCCGCTAACTGTAGACATCGAGAGTGGTTATGCTGAAAATCTCACTGAACTTGCCAAAAACACTGAACGCCTACTTGAAATTGGAATAGCTGGTATAAATATAGAAGATCAACTCATGGGTGCTATCAATCCCGCATTATGCAGCACGGAGGAATATTGTGATAAAATCAAGGCAATAAAACAAACGGCAGCTAAAAGAAATGCGAATATATTTATAAATGCACGCACGGACATCTTTTTCCAGGGACGAAAAGAGACAGAAGCGCTAGTAAATGAAGCAATCAAGCGAACAAAAGCATATGCCAAAGTTGGTGCAGATTCAATTTTCATCCCAGGGTTACTATCGCCGCAATTAATCCGTACTTTTGTCCAGAAATCTCCATTACCAGTCAATGTTATGCTAATGGACGGAATGGTTTCCACCGCTGAACTAACAGAAATCGGTGTAAAAAGAATAAGTTACGGGCCAAATAGTTATTTTCAGGCTAATTTAGCGATTCAACAAGCAACGGAAAAGATTTTCGGAGGAGTTGAGAATGTATGA
- a CDS encoding glycohydrolase toxin TNT-related protein (This protein contains a domain related to Tuberculosis Necrotizing Toxin, which is the C-terminal effector domain of outer membrane channel protein CpnT, and which has a lethal NAD+-glycohydrolase activity.) codes for MKDVNYREDDWREAKSALAPFNAANWFGGLFNHLEKVSKNMENAEDDIRDLDTDHAIHFQHTDHRSKYGEIEEDLKVLYQFSCHTGEKIETLIDEPFYKKLDTFVDGMQDLSITTYSTTNRIGVKSTQTYMSSSYSSQPQVIESVKESATIEDLMNGDNFYANQMTLQYDAWKRENPDQKVSEADFKMGMLHTRAFDYKSIKDEQEEKEFWVNIVAAVVIVGVSIVCPPAGLALGVGFGALEASSAISGKDWISGRELSDQERLLRGGFALLDIIPGVKAFSSGTKIASAGSKILRVGDDLLDGGKLAIKNAGKSFKETIDNGIQAGKQTLDLHIANVKKVADDAMQATKKKLTNDLNDIGEAAKTIQSKAKETFQIPPRERLELAGVGDDILPVEAAAGGTSAAQKKLRDMMSKMDDLNIKGSDTGDIIREVEKKFTPKKITLDNGEIAFQAKDGTLVRSPDFLDEAGDIKWPKANGFVVDETGNPIMVDADLKAGQIIDRYRDSFGQYTSPVEQGEVLDYDTRGLPYPESIKEYHQYKVIKDINMENVQKAFNSLSSTDKIKMIEDMDFYKFSLESIASPQSGKIAEVFGTGGGTQIKLGTVVNWYEKLELLKEIR; via the coding sequence ATGAAAGACGTAAACTACCGAGAAGACGACTGGCGAGAAGCCAAAAGTGCCCTAGCCCCATTTAATGCAGCCAATTGGTTTGGGGGGCTATTTAATCATTTAGAAAAAGTGTCGAAAAATATGGAGAATGCGGAAGACGATATCCGTGACTTAGACACCGATCACGCGATTCATTTCCAACATACCGACCACCGAAGTAAGTACGGGGAAATCGAGGAAGACTTAAAGGTGCTATATCAGTTTAGTTGTCACACAGGGGAGAAAATCGAAACGCTGATTGATGAGCCTTTTTACAAGAAGTTGGATACATTTGTAGATGGGATGCAAGATTTGAGTATCACGACGTATTCGACTACAAACCGTATTGGGGTTAAGTCGACACAAACGTATATGTCTTCTTCGTACAGTAGTCAGCCCCAAGTAATTGAATCGGTGAAAGAAAGTGCGACCATCGAAGATTTGATGAATGGGGACAATTTCTACGCCAACCAAATGACTCTCCAATATGATGCTTGGAAACGGGAGAATCCCGACCAGAAGGTCAGCGAAGCCGACTTTAAAATGGGGATGTTACATACCCGTGCTTTCGACTATAAATCTATTAAAGACGAACAAGAAGAGAAAGAGTTCTGGGTCAATATCGTTGCCGCCGTGGTGATTGTGGGCGTAAGTATCGTCTGTCCACCAGCCGGATTAGCGCTTGGCGTAGGATTTGGCGCACTAGAAGCCTCCTCCGCTATTTCTGGAAAAGACTGGATATCCGGCCGGGAACTAAGCGACCAAGAACGATTACTCCGAGGAGGATTTGCCTTACTCGATATTATTCCAGGGGTCAAAGCCTTTAGTTCCGGCACCAAAATCGCTAGTGCAGGTTCCAAAATATTGCGAGTCGGAGACGATTTACTCGATGGCGGGAAGCTCGCCATCAAAAATGCAGGAAAGTCATTTAAAGAAACGATTGATAATGGCATTCAAGCAGGAAAACAAACTTTAGACCTGCATATCGCTAACGTTAAAAAAGTCGCAGACGACGCGATGCAGGCGACCAAGAAAAAATTAACAAATGATCTAAACGATATAGGGGAGGCAGCCAAAACCATCCAGTCCAAAGCAAAAGAAACCTTCCAGATACCTCCGAGAGAACGCCTGGAGTTAGCAGGTGTAGGTGATGATATTCTTCCCGTTGAAGCAGCTGCTGGAGGAACAAGCGCTGCTCAGAAGAAACTCCGAGATATGATGAGTAAGATGGATGATTTGAATATCAAAGGGAGTGACACGGGTGATATAATAAGGGAAGTGGAAAAGAAATTCACCCCGAAGAAAATAACCTTAGACAATGGAGAAATTGCTTTCCAAGCTAAAGACGGGACACTAGTTCGTTCACCAGATTTTCTAGATGAAGCAGGAGACATTAAATGGCCAAAAGCGAATGGATTTGTGGTAGATGAGACTGGTAACCCTATTATGGTAGATGCGGATTTGAAAGCGGGACAAATTATTGATAGATATAGAGATTCTTTCGGTCAATATACTAGTCCGGTAGAACAGGGGGAGGTATTAGATTATGATACCAGAGGCTTACCATACCCTGAAAGTATAAAAGAATACCATCAATACAAAGTAATTAAAGATATAAATATGGAAAATGTACAGAAGGCATTTAATAGTTTAAGTTCCACTGATAAAATAAAAATGATAGAGGATATGGACTTTTATAAATTTAGTCTTGAAAGTATAGCAAGTCCTCAATCAGGGAAAATAGCAGAAGTTTTTGGAACAGGCGGGGGAACTCAAATCAAACTTGGAACGGTAGTTAATTGGTATGAAAAATTAGAACTTTTAAAGGAGATAAGGTAA
- the xerC gene encoding tyrosine recombinase XerC, which produces MANKKRYVGSIEKLKTGWRLRVTVGYNEKGTPVKRSKMTKTKSAKEREKELNRFIEELERNGYEAPSKLTFKEFVEKEWLPKHAQRHLAYKTYNEYYSQIKRRLYPEIGGIQLNKLSTLQIVNLIDKLQKPDANLVTGEVLSARTVRHIYFALSSVLETAVEWKVLTANPAKGIKLPKIKKRPPTIFTPENVAQLDRALAKEPVQMQAMIYIALVTGCREAELAALEWKHIDFVENEILFEQTAITIVGEGVSIKSGTKNGETGRVDIPTWLSALLESYRPLTLPGTGDWAGHHFLFADYNGKPFRPDSYYQRWKRLIDRHGLPSIRFHDLRHTSATLLLNSGLDIKVIQERLRHKSFNTTADIYSHVLKEKQQEAANTFKNPFT; this is translated from the coding sequence ATGGCAAACAAAAAACGATACGTTGGGTCTATTGAGAAGTTAAAAACGGGCTGGCGGCTGCGGGTGACCGTAGGCTACAACGAGAAAGGCACACCTGTTAAACGGTCTAAGATGACAAAAACGAAGAGTGCAAAGGAGAGGGAGAAAGAGCTCAATCGCTTTATTGAAGAGCTAGAAAGGAATGGATATGAAGCCCCTTCTAAGCTCACCTTCAAGGAATTTGTAGAGAAAGAATGGCTACCAAAGCACGCACAAAGGCATCTTGCTTACAAAACATATAACGAATACTACTCACAGATTAAAAGAAGATTGTACCCGGAAATCGGCGGTATACAGTTGAATAAATTATCTACTCTACAAATTGTAAATTTGATAGACAAGTTACAAAAACCGGACGCGAATCTAGTAACAGGGGAAGTGCTTTCAGCTAGAACGGTACGACATATATATTTTGCGCTAAGTTCAGTGTTAGAGACAGCGGTGGAATGGAAAGTTCTAACAGCAAATCCCGCAAAAGGAATTAAGCTTCCGAAGATTAAAAAACGACCACCAACTATATTCACACCTGAAAACGTCGCTCAGCTAGATAGAGCGCTAGCAAAAGAGCCTGTACAAATGCAAGCAATGATTTATATAGCATTAGTGACAGGTTGCAGAGAAGCTGAGTTAGCGGCGCTGGAATGGAAGCATATTGACTTTGTCGAGAATGAAATACTATTCGAACAAACAGCTATCACGATCGTTGGCGAAGGCGTGAGCATCAAGTCTGGGACTAAAAACGGAGAGACTGGAAGAGTAGATATTCCGACATGGCTCTCTGCACTACTCGAAAGCTATAGACCTTTAACGCTACCAGGTACTGGGGATTGGGCGGGACATCACTTCTTATTTGCAGATTATAATGGGAAACCATTCCGACCAGACAGCTACTACCAACGATGGAAAAGATTAATAGATAGGCATGGCTTGCCATCTATTCGTTTTCACGACTTACGGCACACTTCTGCTACACTTTTGTTGAATAGCGGTCTCGATATCAAAGTAATACAAGAGCGTTTACGCCATAAATCCTTTAACACAACAGCGGACATCTATTCCCACGTTCTAAAAGAGAAACAACAAGAAGCTGCAAATACATTTAAAAACCCTTTTACATGA